Proteins found in one Hemibagrus wyckioides isolate EC202008001 linkage group LG23, SWU_Hwy_1.0, whole genome shotgun sequence genomic segment:
- the phldb2b gene encoding pleckstrin homology-like domain family B member 2 isoform X9 has protein sequence MKSMLPQKSPVSPLVYSTDYMKFSSDFSSSVGGPSSRGVRSVSELRELMDTLQRKKQALENSLRTNGDSSPSYFSMTQSPPSTPSSLSPMTSSSPISPYQDQARRLYTSDRPPLSGKVPAHSSNSVPPSPRRSDQREYNSSLPPLRPMTRNQSQDSLLSSSDSRRGQTSGSLLSMWNGSGSTTCDALPPTPGSGSGAASMPSSPRLARRLQPEEAGRPIPAPRQRKYSAGSLTGMGIAAHSRSLPRLYRPGESHLAPLTLPWPRSSPTPESSHQNGPSEVVSISLSTRSITKQPPVRPDVTTPSGAATSPRQAKKVSLTSSSSYSDLEKQAAFMSSPALELGLGERRQSFGKAGIGPQGGFRERKGSISSLSGKEELQDYHLRQRDERLREQEVERLERQRLETILNLCSERDQSGSAVADLQKINKELEKLQVTEDESVFSDSSEKGYSSGALQCHVTEERQLRQRRSSGQRDIRAESPAGSLLGSAPTPSPRQMRNNKAPEEEDVRLKQEVTRIEEERIQVLNNMEELEQKIKELDNQMDESIQEMEVERALLEGEQESEVAQLQQEKETLEQLKDKMAEMEQKVQAEKSQDKSQLDAERVKLERLAEVLSEQRAQLDTCPEALKEQLVLQLSRDAETLEVETKRFEDLEFQQLERESRQDEEKETQTQQILREIAEFQRSTVTRKEKLLALKKQSTQIIQQAQKEKESFLKEKNNLQMMLQREKENLSNLEKKYGELTGGRSFPVNPLSMKEGYVTVSEINELYAKLGVESSPAPFHLNAPGPSPEDGSTASGEDEHFRNLEERKRLGKESHMCDTLPRKKSQAAVSSQFNCATLGRSTPPKTHLPLVQSSSCGSVLNRVLTVSPKDTDSRRLHKGHSQQLVGEDHRSRLTDLGGRAASQSNVYLDSMGYRDNGFDTFSVDSSDSMETSISACSPDNVSSASTSNVAKIEEMERLLREAQAEKHRLLEHREREMEVRRQALEEERRRREDLEKRLQEETSRRQKLIEREVKLREKQRAQLLVMNRAVVVMSRPLTRYLPVRKDDFDLRSHIESAGHNIETCYHISITEKTCRGFLIKMGGKIKTWKKRWFVFDRNRRTLSYYADKHEAKLKGVIYFQAIEEVYYDHLKNAHKSPNPSLTFSVKTHDRVYYMVAPSPEAMRIWMDVIVTGAEGYTQFMI, from the exons ATGAAGAGCATGCTTCCTCAGAAGAGTCCCGTGTCCCCGCTGGTCTACAGCACAG atTATATGAAGTTCAGTAGCGATTTCAGTTCCAGTGTTGGAGGTCCAAGTTCCAGAGGCGTGCGGTCAGTCTCTGAGCTGAGGGAATTAATGGACACCTTACAGAGGAAAAAACAAGCTCTGGAGAACAGTCTACGGACCAATGGGGACAGTAGCCCCTCCTACTTCAGCATGACCCAGTCTCCGCCCTCCACGCCCAGCTCCTTGTCACCCATGACCTCATCAAGCCCCATATCTCCCTATCAGGACCAAGCAAGACGACTCTATACGTCTGACCGGCCGCCTCTTTCGGGTAAAGTCCCCGCCCACTCGTCTAACAGCGTCCCTCCCTCGCCGAGACGATCTGACCAGCGGGAATACAACTCCTCACTCCCTCCTTTACGACCAATGACACGGAACCAGTCCCAGGACAGCCTGCTCTCTTCTTCGGATAGTCGACGTGGCCAAACGTCAGGTTCTTTGCTGTCTATGTGGAACGGCTCCGGATCTACAACATGCGACGCTCTTCCACCGACTCCAGGAAGTGGAAGCGGAGCAGCTAGCATGCCCTCCAGCCCTCGATTAGCACGCAGGCTACAACCCGAGGAAGCGGGACGCCCAATTCCAGCGCCACGCCAAAGGAAGTACTCGGCCGGTTCTCTGACGGGAATGGGAATTGCCGCTCACAGCCGGTCGCTACCCCGCCTCTACCGCCCGGGTGAGTCCCATCTCGCCCCTCTGACCCTGCCATGGCCTCGCTCCTCACCCACCCCCGAGTCCAGTCACCAAAATGGACCCTCCGAGGTGGTCTCCATCTCCTTGTCCACCAGGTCCATTACCAAACAGCCACCCGTGCGTCCGGACGTGACCACGCCCTCAGGTGCTGCAACCAGCCCGCGGCAGGCCAAGAAGGTGAGTCTGACCTCCAGCAGCTCCTACTCAGATTTGGAGAAGCAGGCAGCCTTCATGTCCTCGCCAGCCTTGGAGCTGGGACTGGGAGAGAGGAGGCAGTCATTCGGGAAGGCTGGGATTGGACCACAGGGTGGATTCCGTGAGAGGAAAGGCAGCATCAGCTCTCTGAGCGGGAAAGAAGAGCTGCAGGATTATCACCTGAGGCAGAGAGACGAGAGGCTTCGAGAGCAGGAGGTGGAGAGACTG GAGCGCCAGCGTCTAGAGACCATCCTGAACCTGTGCTCGGAGCGGGACCAGAGCGGCTCCGCCGTGGCCGACCTCCAGAAGATCAATAAGGAGCTGGAGAAGCTGCAGGTGACGGAGGACGAGTCCGTATTTTCCGACTCCTCAGAGAAAGGATACAGCTCGGGGGCTTTGCAGTGCCACGTCACTGAGGAGCGACAGCTACGCCAACGTCGTTCCAGCGGGCAGAGAGACATCAGGGCGGAGTCACCTGCTGGGAGTCTTCTCGGCTCCGCCCCCACACCGTCTCCTCGACAGATGCGGAATAACAAG GCACCTGAGGAGGAGGATGTGcggctgaaacaggaagtgacacgtATCGAAGAGGAGAGGATCCAGGTGCTGAACAACATGGAGGAGCTGGAACAGAAGATCAAAGAGCTGGACAACCAGATGGACGAATCCATCCAAGAG atggaggTGGAACGCGCTCTGTTAGAAGGCGAGCAGGAGTCTGAAGTGGCtcagctgcagcaggagaaggAGACTCTGGAGCAGCTGAAGGATAAGATGGCCGAAATGGAGCAGAAGGTGCAGGCGGAAAAGTCACAG GACAAATCCCAGCTCGATGCTGAGCGAGTAAAGCTCGAGCGTCTGGCCGAAGTGCTGTCCGAGCAGCGCGCTCAGCTTGACACGTGTCCCGAAGCCCTGAAAGAGCAGCTCGTCCTCCAGCTGTCCAGG gaCGCCGAGACACTGGAGGTGGAGACTAAGCGCTTCGAGGACCTGGAGTTCCagcagctggagagagagagccgTCAGGACGAGGAGAAAGAGACGCAGACCcaacagatcctcagagagatCGCAGAGTTCCAGCGCAGCACCGTCACACGCAAG GAGAAGTTGCTTGCTCTGAAGAAACAGTCTACGCAGATCATCCAGCAGGCtcagaaagagaaggagagctTCCTGAAGGAGAAGAACAACCTGCAGATGATGCTCCAGAGG GAAAAGGAGAACCTCAGCAACCTGGAGAAGAAATATGGCGAGCTGACAGGGGGGCGGAGCTTCCCCGTCAACCCCCTCAGTATGAAGGAG GGTTatgtgacagtgagtgagatCAATGAACTCTATGCCAAATTGGGGGTGGAGtcaagccccgcccccttccacCTCAATGCCCCCGGCCCTAGTCCCGAAGACGGCAGCACAGCTTCAGGAGAGGACGAG CATTTCCGAAACCTAGAGGAAAGGAAGAGATTGGGGAAGGAAAGTCACATGTGCGACACGCTTCCTCGGAAAAAATCCCAGGCTGCGGTCAGCTCTCAGTTCAACTGCGCTACACTGGGCCGCAGCACACCTCCTaaa acTCATCTTCCTTTAGTACAGAGCTCCAGCTGCGGCAGCGTCTTAAACCGAGTCCTCACAGTGTCTCCTAAAGACACAGACTCACGCCGTCTACACAAGG gtcaCAGTCAGCAGCTGGTGGGTGAGGATCACCGATCGAGACTGACTGACCTCGGGGGTCGCGCCGCCTCCCAGTCCAACGTCTACCTGGACTCTATGGGTTACCGTGACAACGGCTTTGACACCTTCAGCGTGGACAGCTCAGACAGCATGGAGACCAGCATCTCCGCCTGCTCTCCCGACAACGTCTCCAG CGCCAGCACCTCCAACGTGGCCAAGATCGAGGAGATGGAGCGGCTGCTGAGGGAGGCTCAGGCCGAGAAACACAGACTCCTGGAGCACAGG gagcgaGAGATGGAGGTACGGCGTCAGGCTCTGGAGGAGGAGCGCAGGAGGAGAGAAGATCTGGAGAAGCGACTGCAGGAGGAAACGAGTCGACGACAGAAACTCATCGAGAGGGAGGTGAAGCTgcgagagaaacagagagctcag CTGTTAGTGATGAACAGAGCagtggttgtcatg TCTCGTCCCCTGACCCGCTACCTGCCCGTGAGGAAGGATGACTTCGACCTGCGCAGTCACATCGAGTCGGCCGGACACAACATCGAGACCTGCTACCACATCTCCATCACAGAGAAGACATGCCGCGGCTTCCTCATCAAGATGGGAGGAAAGATCAAGACGTGGAAGAAGCGCTGGTTCGTCTTCGACCGTAACCGCAGGACACTATCCTACTACGCAG ATAAACATGAGGCGAAGCTGAAAGGTGTGATCTACTTCCAGGCCATAGAGGAGGTCTATTACGACCATTTAAAGAACGCGCACAAG AGCCCGAATCCCTCCTTAACATTCAGCGTGAAGACTCACGATCGTGTGTACTACATGGTGGCGCCGTCTCCAGAGGCCATGCGCATCTGGATGGACGTCATCGTCACAGGAGCCGAGGGATACACGCAGTTCATGATTTAG